One segment of Megachile rotundata isolate GNS110a chromosome 4, iyMegRotu1, whole genome shotgun sequence DNA contains the following:
- the LOC100876304 gene encoding damage-control phosphatase ARMT1 isoform X2, producing the protein MSQRSGSIDIQDLQDIWTPFGEQLRGIYKRSFAYITIKDRLPVILTKIIDTLSRNKESIAQKYGENATEEIKQIVGFISKLKNQITTNKTLKPLRLLTNGEDNDAEEWNKYLLKRTEIENGTPVWFNTIWLYCECYMYRTIAQEFLLTCDLSLSAGADVNQTCNPIAVLKSLDENILVDNSESIWNLLTKKETNESTIIDVVLDNAGYELFTDLCLSVFLIAGKFAGKIRFYVKRYPWYISDATTNDFYWTLDYMKNSSNKNLQQLSNLAYDYLKNKLWTIEEESFWTGPYDFADMKEHDPVLYAKLSEAKIAIFKGDLNYRKLVGEINWEYTTEFTEALRGFQPTTILSFRTVKSDVCVGLPRGVAEELFKKDESWMFSGDYGLIQTTIAGTCPCDRVC; encoded by the exons ATGTCTCAAAGATCAGGTTCGATAGATATACAAGATCTGCAGGATATATGGACACCCTTTGGTGAACAATTGAGAGGAATTTATAAAAG GTCCTTTGCTTATATAACAATTAAGGATAGGTTGCCTGTaattttaactaaaataattGATACACTAAGTCGTAACAAGGAAAGCATTGCACAAAAGTATGGAGAG AATGCTACAGAAGAAATTAAACAAATAGTAGGATTTATTAGTAAATTGAAGAATCAAATTACTACGAACAAAACTTTGAAACCTCTACGGTTACTAACAAATGGGGAAGATAATGATGCTGAGGAATGgaataaatatcttttaaaaaGAACTGAAATTGAAAATGGTACACCAGTATGGTTTAATACCATTTGGTTGTACTGTGAATGTTATATGTATCGAACCATTGCACAAGAATTTCTTCTCAC ATGTGATTTATCTCTAAGTGCAGGTGCTGATGTTAATCAAACCTGTAATCCTATAGCAGTATTGAAATCATTGGATGAAAACATACTTGTAGATAATTCAGAATCCATTTGGAATTTGCTAACAAAAAAGGAAACTAATGAATCTACTATTATAGATGTGGTACTTGACAATGCAGGCTATGAACTTTTTACTGATTTATGTTTATCTGTATTTTTGATTGCCGGTAAATTTGCTGGAAAAATAAGATTTTATGTAAAACGTTATCCATGGTATATCAGTGATGCAACAACAAATGACTTTTACTGGACGTTGGATTACATGAAAAATTCGTCAAATAAAAACCTGCAACAATTATCTAACTTGGCGTATGATTACTTGAAGAATAAATTATGGACCATTGAG GAGGAATCATTTTGGACAGGCCCTTATGACTTTGCAGACATGAAAGAACATGATCCAGTATTGTATGCAAAATTGTCTGAAGCTAAAATAGCAATATTTAAGGGCgatttaaattatagaaaattagtAGGCGAAATAAATTGGGAGTACACAACAGAATTTACTGAAGCATTAAGAGGTTTTCAGCCAACAACTATTTTAAGTTTTAGAACAGTAAAATCAGATGTTTGCGTCGGTTTACCACGTGGCGTAGccgaagaattatttaaaaaagacgAAAGTTGGATGTTCTCAGGAGATTATGGGCTTATTCAAACAACCATAGCTGGGACGTGTCCTTGTGATAGAGTATGTTAA
- the LOC100876304 gene encoding damage-control phosphatase ARMT1 isoform X1: MSQRSGSIDIQDLQDIWTPFGEQLRGIYKRSFAYITIKDRLPVILTKIIDTLSRNKESIAQKYGENATEEIKQIVGFISKLKNQITTNKTLKPLRLLTNGEDNDAEEWNKYLLKRTEIENGTPVWFNTIWLYCECYMYRTIAQEFLLTKYLRNYDYFEQQKQSAFINSMISISSLAEYLINLVHKADSLSIVETKEEIFQLLRLNLWGNKCDLSLSAGADVNQTCNPIAVLKSLDENILVDNSESIWNLLTKKETNESTIIDVVLDNAGYELFTDLCLSVFLIAGKFAGKIRFYVKRYPWYISDATTNDFYWTLDYMKNSSNKNLQQLSNLAYDYLKNKLWTIEEESFWTGPYDFADMKEHDPVLYAKLSEAKIAIFKGDLNYRKLVGEINWEYTTEFTEALRGFQPTTILSFRTVKSDVCVGLPRGVAEELFKKDESWMFSGDYGLIQTTIAGTCPCDRVC; the protein is encoded by the exons ATGTCTCAAAGATCAGGTTCGATAGATATACAAGATCTGCAGGATATATGGACACCCTTTGGTGAACAATTGAGAGGAATTTATAAAAG GTCCTTTGCTTATATAACAATTAAGGATAGGTTGCCTGTaattttaactaaaataattGATACACTAAGTCGTAACAAGGAAAGCATTGCACAAAAGTATGGAGAG AATGCTACAGAAGAAATTAAACAAATAGTAGGATTTATTAGTAAATTGAAGAATCAAATTACTACGAACAAAACTTTGAAACCTCTACGGTTACTAACAAATGGGGAAGATAATGATGCTGAGGAATGgaataaatatcttttaaaaaGAACTGAAATTGAAAATGGTACACCAGTATGGTTTAATACCATTTGGTTGTACTGTGAATGTTATATGTATCGAACCATTGCACAAGAATTTCTTCTCAC aaaatatttgCGTAATTATGATTATTTTGAGCAACAAAAGCAAAgtgcatttataaattcaatgaTTAGTATTTCATCACTTgctgaatatttaataaatcttgTACATAAAGCAGATTCTTTATCAATAGTTGAAACTAAAGaggaaattttccaacttctcagaCTAAATCTCTGGGGCAACAA ATGTGATTTATCTCTAAGTGCAGGTGCTGATGTTAATCAAACCTGTAATCCTATAGCAGTATTGAAATCATTGGATGAAAACATACTTGTAGATAATTCAGAATCCATTTGGAATTTGCTAACAAAAAAGGAAACTAATGAATCTACTATTATAGATGTGGTACTTGACAATGCAGGCTATGAACTTTTTACTGATTTATGTTTATCTGTATTTTTGATTGCCGGTAAATTTGCTGGAAAAATAAGATTTTATGTAAAACGTTATCCATGGTATATCAGTGATGCAACAACAAATGACTTTTACTGGACGTTGGATTACATGAAAAATTCGTCAAATAAAAACCTGCAACAATTATCTAACTTGGCGTATGATTACTTGAAGAATAAATTATGGACCATTGAG GAGGAATCATTTTGGACAGGCCCTTATGACTTTGCAGACATGAAAGAACATGATCCAGTATTGTATGCAAAATTGTCTGAAGCTAAAATAGCAATATTTAAGGGCgatttaaattatagaaaattagtAGGCGAAATAAATTGGGAGTACACAACAGAATTTACTGAAGCATTAAGAGGTTTTCAGCCAACAACTATTTTAAGTTTTAGAACAGTAAAATCAGATGTTTGCGTCGGTTTACCACGTGGCGTAGccgaagaattatttaaaaaagacgAAAGTTGGATGTTCTCAGGAGATTATGGGCTTATTCAAACAACCATAGCTGGGACGTGTCCTTGTGATAGAGTATGTTAA
- the sau gene encoding Golgi phosphoprotein 3 homolog sauron has product MMNRTDGLVQRRRVVNSSSGSGLGQDGSNDVGHNDKLSGHGTDTDSCMQKDLNSNPTIDDDSDKETRLTLMEEVLLLGLKDKEGYTSFWNDCISSGLRGCILAELGFRGRVELEKAGMRKKGLLVRKLLLKNDAPTGDVLLDEALKHLKETDPPETVPSWIEYLSGETWNPLKLRYQLKNVRERLAKNLVEKGVLTTEKQNFLLFDMTTHPLTDNLAKSRLVKKIQEAVLSRWVNDAGRMDRRTLALVILAHAADVLENAFAPLSDDDYEVAMRRVRTLLDLDFEAEAAKPNANPVLWAVFAAFTK; this is encoded by the exons ATGATGAATCGCACTGACGGATTAGTACAACGTCGACGCGTGGTTAACAGTAGTAGTGGCAGCGGTCTAGGCCAGGATGGCTCCAACGATGTTGGCCACAATGATAAATTGTCTGGCCATGGCACGGACACGGACTCTTGCATGCAGAAAGATCTTAATTCGAACCCCACTATCGACGACGATTCTGACAAGGAAACCAGATTAACACTTATGGAAGAGGTTTTACTGCTTGGTCTGAAGGATAAAGAG GGTTACACATCCTTTTGGAACGACTGCATAAGTTCTGGTTTACGTGGTTGTATTTTGGCAGAACTGGGATTTCGTGGACGAGTAGAGCTGGAGAAGGCTGGTATGCGCAAGAAGGGCTTGCTTGTGAGAAAACTACTGCTGAAGAATGATGCTCCTACCGGTGACGTATTGTTAGACGAAGCTTTGAAACATTTAAAAGAAACTGATCCACCAGAAACTGTTCCTAGTTGGATCGAATATCTCAGTG GGGAAACATGGAATCCATTAAAATTAAGATACCAGTTAAAAAATGTTAGGGAAAGATTAGCCAAGAATCTTGTGGAGAAGGGTGTTTTAACAACTGAAAAGCAGAACTTCCTATTGTTTGATATGACGACACATCCTCTTACTGACAACCTTGCCAAAAGTCGACTTGTAAAAAAG ATTCAAGAAGCTGTGCTAAGTCGTTGGGTCAATGATGCTGGTCGTATGGACAGGCGAACATTGGCCTTAGTTATCCTAGCTCATGCAGCTGATGTATTAGAAAATGCATTTGCACCACTGTCTGATGACGACTATGAAGTAGCAATGCGAAGAGTGCGGACATTATTAGACTTGGACTTTGAAGCAGAAGCCGCTAAACCTAATGCTAATCCAGTTCTCTGGGCCGTATTTGCTGCATTTACTAAGTAA